Below is a genomic region from Candidatus Rokuibacteriota bacterium.
GCTCGCGGGGTTGCCGGCGTCGAGCGGTAACTCCGTCACGCCCGGCGGAATGTTGACGACGACCCAGTGCCAGAAGCCGCTGCCCGTCGGCGCGTCGGGGTCGAAGCACGTGACCGCGAAGCTCTTCGTGCCCGCCGGCGCGCCCTCCCACCGCAGGTGCGGCGACTGGTTGCCGCCGCTGCAGCCGAAACCGTAGGCGGCCGAGAGCACGTGCTCCGGCCGGAGATAGTCGCCGTCCTTGAAGCTGTCGCTCGTGAGCTTCATCGTGTCGAGCCTCCGTGCTCGCCGTTCCGGCGTCCGGTCATGGTGAGACCCCGAGCCCTCGCAGGCGTTCGTTGTGCTCGCCGAGCAGCGGCGGGGGCGCGTACGCCGTCGTCTCGCCGGCGATCTTGATCGGGTTGCCGACGGCGCGCAAGGGGCCGGCCGGCGTGTCGATGGTCACGACCATGTCGCGGGCGGTCACCTGGGCGCTGCCGAGGGCCTGTTCGAACGTCGCCACACCGGCGATCACCACGCCGAGAGGCGCCAGCCGCGCCACCCACCGCTCGGTCGTGTCGCCGGCGAGCAGCCCGGCCACC
It encodes:
- a CDS encoding YbhB/YbcL family Raf kinase inhibitor-like protein, which encodes MKLTSDSFKDGDYLRPEHVLSAAYGFGCSGGNQSPHLRWEGAPAGTKSFAVTCFDPDAPTGSGFWHWVVVNIPPGVTELPLDAGNPASGKLPAGALQVRTDFGRPGYGGPCPPPGDHPHRYLFTVFAVSMDTLPVTADTSAAVVGFYLNSNTLAKASLMGLFKR